In Ovis canadensis isolate MfBH-ARS-UI-01 breed Bighorn chromosome 3, ARS-UI_OviCan_v2, whole genome shotgun sequence, one DNA window encodes the following:
- the LOC138438209 gene encoding olfactory receptor 8S1-like: protein MSITQFILIGLSDDPHIQVLLFVLFLGIYLQTLLGNLTMILVIKTDFHLHMPMYYFLSNLSFLDLCFSSVTVPKLLKDLLSENKTISVEGCLAQVFFVFLTAGNEACLLSVMAYDRYAAICHPLLYDQVMSNQLCQGLVWGSWGLASLNEVIIVLLAINLDFCDAQTIHHYTCELPSFFPLSCSDISINISILSFSTIFLKLGNFFPIFFSYVRIIFNILSINSTTGRSKAFSTCSSHLIAVILFFGSGMLRYLMPPSGSSLDLLSSLQYSVITPMLNPLIYSLRNKK, encoded by the coding sequence ATGAGCATCACCCAGTTTATTCTCATTGGGCTGTCTGACGACCCCCACATCCAAGTTCTGCTCTTTGTATTATTCCTGGGAATTTACCTCCAGACACTACTGGGAAACCTGACAATGATATTAGTGATCAAGACTGACTTCCACCTCCACATGCCCATGTACTACTTCTTGAGTAATCTATCATTCCTAGACCTCTGCTTCTCTTCTGTCACTGTGCCCAAGCTCCTGAAGGACCTCCTGTCTGAGAATAAGACCATCTCAGTAGAGGGCTGTCTAGCCCAGGTCTTCTTTGTGTTTCTTACTGCGGGAAATGAAGCTTGTCTGCTCTCAGTCATGGCCTACGACCGTTATGCCGCCATCTGCCACCCCTTGCTCTATGACCAGGTGATGAGCAACCAGCTTTGTCAGGGGCTGGTGTGGGGCTCCTGGGGCCTGGCCTCTCTCAATGAAGTCATCATTGTGCTCTTGGCTATTAATCTGGATTTCTGTGATGCTCAAACTATCCACCACTACACCTGTGAGCTGCCCTCCTTCTTCCCCCTGTCTTGCTCTGATATCTCCATCAACATCAGTATCTTGTCCTTTTCCACTATATTCCTCAAGCTTGGAAATTTCTTCCCAATCTTCTTCTCCTATGTTCGTATTATATTCAACATTCTGAGCATCAACTCCACCACAGGCAGAAGcaaagccttctccacctgctcctcccacctcATCGCAGTGATCCTGTTCTTTGGCTCAGGTATGCTTCGCTATCTCATGCCTCCCTCTGGTTCCTCCCTGGATTTGCTCTCTTCCTTACAATACAGTGTGATCACACCCATGCTGAATCCCCTTATCTACAGCCTAAGGAACAAGAAGTAA